The Drosophila sulfurigaster albostrigata strain 15112-1811.04 chromosome 3, ASM2355843v2, whole genome shotgun sequence genomic sequence CTAAACAAGGATTTGCAAaagccacaaacaaaaaacaaacaaactttcTATGCAACAAATGAGAGAAGAGATTGAACATTTAAACAGCGACAACTAATACGAAAAGTGCTGCAACAAAATGTGGCTACTCAGTCTAGGCCTGCAGTTGGCCACAGAATCAGAGTTTGGTTTAAGTAACACAACACTTGTGTATTACCCCAATGACACGATGTACAGCACACAGCCGGCGGGAGATTATCTGAGTGCCACAGGCAGCTCGTATGCATCGAGCACCGATTTGCCCACGTATCAACATTGCATTGCCACACGGAATTCCTTTGCCGATCTGCTCACCTTGGTGCTCTATGGTTTGGTGTGCATTGTGGGACTGTTTGGCAACACGCTCGTCATTTATGTGGTGTTGCGATTCTCCAAGATGCAGACCGTGACGAACATCTACATACTTAATCTGGCGATTGCCGATGAATGCTTTCTCATTGGCATTCCCTTTCTGCTCTACACAATGCGCATTTGTAGTTGGCGTTTCGGGGAGTTCATGTGCAAAGCTTACATGGTCAGCACTTCGATTACCTCCTTCACCTCATCCATTTTTCTGCTCATTATGTCCGCCGATCGTTATATTGCCGTATGTCATCCGATCTCTTCACCACGCTATCGCACAATACACATTGCCAAGCTCGTGTCGGCTCTGGCTTGGACAACTTCGGCGGTGTTGATGCTGCCCGTGATGCTCTATGCCAGCACCGTGGAGCAGGAGGATGGCATCAACTATTCGTGCAACATCATGTGGCCCGATGCGTATAAGAAACACTCGGGCACCACTTTCATACTCTACACTTTCTTCCTGGGTTTTGCGACGCCTCTTTGCTTCATACTCAGCTTCTACTACTTGGTCATCAGGAAACTACGTTCAGTGGGTCCCAAACACACGACAAAGTCGAAGGAAAAGCGACGAGCTCATCGCAAAGTCACTCGCTTGGTGCTAACTGTCATCACGGTGTACatttgctgctggctgccgCATTGGATGTCGCAGCTGGCGCTGATCAATTCCAATCCCGCGCAGCGTGATCTCTCTCGGCTGGAGATACTCATCTTTCTGCTGTTGGGCGCCTTGGTCTATTCCAATTCGGCAGTGAATCCGATACTCTATGCCTTTCTCAGTGAGAACTTTCGCAAGAGCTT encodes the following:
- the LOC133843361 gene encoding somatostatin receptor type 5 is translated as MWLLSLGLQLATESEFGLSNTTLVYYPNDTMYSTQPAGDYLSATGSSYASSTDLPTYQHCIATRNSFADLLTLVLYGLVCIVGLFGNTLVIYVVLRFSKMQTVTNIYILNLAIADECFLIGIPFLLYTMRICSWRFGEFMCKAYMVSTSITSFTSSIFLLIMSADRYIAVCHPISSPRYRTIHIAKLVSALAWTTSAVLMLPVMLYASTVEQEDGINYSCNIMWPDAYKKHSGTTFILYTFFLGFATPLCFILSFYYLVIRKLRSVGPKHTTKSKEKRRAHRKVTRLVLTVITVYICCWLPHWMSQLALINSNPAQRDLSRLEILIFLLLGALVYSNSAVNPILYAFLSENFRKSFFKAFTCMNKQEINAQLQNEPSVFTKQGSRRRGGSKRLLAANAQQQLQQQPPLLALHVGNNNSSTTTSSTTTAEKTGSTNAPKSCSSNGKVVAPGAENLIICLDEQQETFCTTTRRGSNLVQQTDL